In Daucus carota subsp. sativus chromosome 4, DH1 v3.0, whole genome shotgun sequence, one DNA window encodes the following:
- the LOC108219542 gene encoding sodium-dependent phosphate transport protein 1, chloroplastic — translation MTTFIISSSLYSPPHHHRPPDTTTKHSSPPSPTYSNFNKSHDHRLGEGLLLLRKRTGTRIFADVKSEPYDITGSPPESIPYKNEKDVADIVDEQGGEVVWWEEFPKRWTIVILCFSAFLLCNMDRVNMSIAILPMASEYNWNSTTVGLIQSSFFWGYLLTQIAGGIWADTVGGKRVLAFGVVWWSVATILTPVAAKIGLPFLLVVRALMGIGEGVAMPAMNNLLSKWVPVSERSRSLALVYSGMYLGSVTGLAFSPFLIHQYGWPSVFYSFGSLGTVWVALWLSKAQSSPLEDPELRPAEKRLILSSRVSKEPVKSIPWKAILSKRPVWALIVCHFCHNWGTFILLTWMPTYYNQVLKFNLTESGLFCVLPWLTMAFSANLGGWIADTLVSRGLSVTSVRKIMQTVGFLGPAFFLTQLSHINSPGMAVLCMACSQGTDAFSQSGLYSNHQDIAPRYSGVLLGLSNTAGVLAGVLGTAATGYILQHGSWDDVFKVSVGLYLVGTVIWNLFSTGEEII, via the exons ATGACCACCTTCATCATCTCCTCCTCCCTCTACTCTCCGCCGCATCACCACCGTCCCCCCGACACCACCACCAAACACTCTTCCCCTCCTTCTCCTACCTACTCAAATTTCAACAAAAGTCATGACCATAGATTAGGCGAGGGATTATTGTTACTACGTAAACGAACCGGGACGAGAATCTTCGCTGACGTCAAGTCTGAACCGTATGACATCACCGGTTCTCCTCCCGAGTCGATTCCATATAAGAATGAGAAAGATGTTGCTGACATTGTAGATGAACAAGGCGGTGAAGTTGTGTGGTGGGAAGAGTTTCCTAAGCGGTGGACGATCGTTATTCTGTGCTTCTCTGCTTTCCTCTTATGCAATATGGATAGA GTGAATATGAGTATTGCTATACTTCCCATGGCTTCGGAGTATAATTGGAATTCGACAACGGTTGGTTTGATACAGTCTTCCTTTTTTTGGGGTTACCTTCTCACTCAG ATTGCTGGTGGTATTTGGGCTGACACTGTTGGTGGGAAACGTGTTTTGGCATTCGGAGTGGTTTGGTGGTCTGTAGCTACCATTCTTACACCAGTAGCTGCCAAGATTGGGTTGCCTTTCTTACTTGTTGTCCGTGCTTTGATGGGTATTGGCGAG GGTGTAGCTATGCCAGCGATGAATAATTTACTGTCAAAATGGGTTCCTGTTTCAGAGAGAAGTAGATCACTGGCACTGGTATACAGTGGAATGTACCTTGGATCTGTTACTGGATTAGCATTTTCACCATTTCTAATTCATCAGTATGGATGGCCGTCTGTCTTTTATTCTTTTGGCTCTTTAGGAACAGTTTGGGTTGCATTATGGCTAAGTAAG GCGCAAAGTTCTCCTCTTGAAGATCCTGAGCTACGACCTGCGGAAAAGAGGCTGATACTTAGCAGTAGAGTTTCTAAAGAACCTGTGAAAAGTATACCTTGGAAAGCAATTTTGTCGAAACGGCCTGTATGGGCTTTAATAGTGTGTCACTTTTGTCATAATTGGGGAACATTCATTCTCCTCACGTGGATGCCAACATACTATAACCAG GTCCTGAAGTTCAACCTAACCGAGTCTGGGCTTTTTTGTGTATTGCCTTGGCTTACGATGGCATTTTCTGCTAATCTTGGTGGTTGGATTGCTGACACACTAGTGAGCAGAGGATTATCTGTGACATCTGTTCGAAAG ATTATGCAGACTGTTGGGTTCCTAGGCCCTGCTTTTTTCTTGACGCAGTTAAGCCATATTAATTCTCCTGGAATGGCAGTTTTGTGCATGGCATGCAGTCAG GGAACTGATGCGTTCTCACAATCTGgtttatattcaaatcatcaaGATATTGCTCCTCGATATTCA GGAGTATTGCTTGGTCTGTCTAATACCGCTGGTGTGTTGGCTGGAGTTTTGGGAACAGCAGCAACTGGTTACATTTTGCAACACG GTTCATGGGATGATGTCTTCAAGGTCTCCGTTGGCCTGTATTTGGTGGGTACTGTAATATGGAATCTTTTCTCGACTGGTGAGGAAATAATTTAG
- the LOC108216245 gene encoding pentatricopeptide repeat-containing protein At2g29760, chloroplastic: MATLNSPLICLPRTHQLTSITDNNYRIFATHPTLSLIDQCPNLKHLQQIHAHMLRTGLFFDPFSSSKLIAAMALPPVSSIEYARKVFDQIPQPNLFTWNALIRAYSSSNEPLQSLILFLQLLYQCDELPNKFTFPFVIKAAAQLSDYGMGRVVHGMAVKTALTLDLFVVNSLISFYATCGRLDLAYRVFGSSSRRDVVSWNSMITGFAKGDYPDQALELFQVMQAEGVAPNSVTMVGAFSACAKKSDLEFGRWLHSYVEMNGIRKDLTLSNAMLDMYTKCGSLQDAKIFFDQMPEKDIVSWTTMLAGYAKQEDFGSAKRVLSAMPCQDIAAWNALISSYEQCGNPKEALAVFRELQLRKNLKPDVVTLVSSLAACSQLGALDIGEWIHMYIKKEGIKLNCHITTSLIDMYSKCGDLEKALEVFESVSWRDVFVWSAMIAGFAMHGCGKDAIHLFMKMQESKVKPNAVTFTNVLSACSHTGLVDQGKELFDQMERVYGVAPGVKHYASMIDVLGRAGKLEEATELINKMPITPGASVWGALLGACRLHGNVDLAEQACTKLLELEPRNHGAYVLLSNVYAKVGEWNKVASLRKLMRDADLKKEPGCSSIEVEGTVHEFLVGDNSHQFSKEIYTKLDEISSKLQAIGYVPNKTHLLQLIEEEESQDHALNLHSEKLAIAFGLIYASPSQPIRIVKNLRVCGDCHSVAKHISKLYNRQIILRDRYRFHHFRNGDCSCMDYW; the protein is encoded by the coding sequence ATGGCTACCTTAAACAGTCCACTTATCTGTCTCCCCAGGACTCACCAACTAACTTCCATAACAGACAATAACTACCGCATCTTTGCAACTCATCCAACGCTGTCACTAATAGATCAATGTCCAAATCTCAAACATCTCCAACAAATTCATGCTCATATGCTCCGCACTGGTCTATTCTTTGACCCCTTTTCATCCAGTAAACTAATAGCAGCCATGGCTCTTCCTCCTGTGTCAAGCATTGAGTATGCACGCAAGGTGTTTGATCAGATTCCCCAACCAAATCTTTTTACCTGGAATGCCCTCATTCGGGCTTATTCGTCGAGTAACGAACCGCTGCAGAGCCTGATATTGTTTTTGCAGTTACTTTATCAGTGTGATGAACTGCCTAATAAATTTACATTCCCATTTGTTATTAAAGCTGCAGCACAGCTTTCGGATTATGGGATGGGAAGGGTTGTTCATGGAATGGCAGTGAAGACTGCGCTTACTTTGGatttgtttgttgttaattctcTTATTTCTTTTTATGCTACGTGTGGGCGTTTAGATTTGGCGTATCGGGTTTTTGGTAGTAGTTCTAGAAGGGACGTTGTTTCTTGGAATTCAATGATAACGGGGTTTGCTAAAGGGGATTATCCTGATCAGGCGTTGGAGTTGTTTCAGGTGATGCAAGCAGAAGGGGTGGCTCCAAATTCTGTCACAATGGTGGGTGCTTTTTCTGCTTGTGCAAAAAAGTCGGATTTGGAATTTGGGAGGTGGCTGCACTCGTATGTGGAAATGAATGGTATTCGAAAGGACCTGACTTTGTCTAATGCAATGCTTGATATGTATACAAAATGTGGGAGCCTTCAAGATGCGAAGATATTTTTTGATCAGATGCCTGAAAAAGATATTGTTTCGTGGACAACAATGCTTGCAGGATATGCAAAACAAGAGGATTTTGGTTCAGCTAAACGTGTGTTAAGTGCAATGCCTTGTCAAGATATTGCTGCATGGAATGCCCTTATATCTTCTTATGAGCAGTGTGGTAATCCAAAAGAGGCTTTAGCTGTTTTTAGGGAATTGCAACTCAGAAAGAATTTGAAGCCTGATGTGGTAACTCTAGTTAGTAGTTTGGCAGCATGTTCTCAACTGGGGGCCTTAGATATAGGTGAGTGGATTCACATGTACATAAAAAAGGAGGGCATCAAGTTAAATTGTCATATAACTACCTCGCTGATTGACATGTATTCCAAGTGCGGAGATTTGGAAAAAGCCCTTGAAGTATTTGAATCAGTAAGTTGGAGGGACGTGTTTGTCTGGAGTGCGATGATTGCTGGTTTTGCAATGCATGGCTGTGGAAAGGATGCAATACATTTGTTTATGAAAATGCAAGaatctaaagtaaagccaaatgcTGTAACCTTTACTAATGTACTAAGTGCTTGTAGTCATACGGGATTAGTGGACCAGGGGAAGGAATTGTTTGACCAAATGGAACGAGTGTATGGAGTTGCTCCGGGGGTCAAGCACTATGCTTCTATGATTGATGTACTTGGTCGAGCAGGAAAACTTGAAGAAGCAACAGAGCTCATAAACAAGATGCCAATCACCCCGGGCGCGTCTGTTTGGGGAGCTCTGCTTGGGGCCTGCAGGCTTCATGGAAATGTTGATCTAGCAGAACAGGCTTGTACAAAGTTACTCGAGTTAGAACCTAGAAACCATGGTGCCTACGTGCTTTTATCAAATGTGTATGCCAAAGTAGGTGAATGGAACAAGGTTGCATCATTGCGAAAGCTTATGAGAGATGCTGACCTGAAGAAAGAACCGGGTTGTAGCTCAATTGAAGTTGAGGGAACAGTTCATGAGTTCTTAGTAGGAGATAATTCTCACCAGTTCTCCAAGGAAATCTACACAAAGCTGGATGAGATTTCTTCTAAACTACAAGCAATCGGTTATGTTCCAAACAAAACTCACCTACTACAACTTATTGAAGAAGAGGAGTCACAGGACCATGCACTAAATCTTCACAGTGAGAAGTTGGCCATTGCCTTTGGACTGATTTATGCTAGTCCTTCTCAACCAATTCGAATAGTCAAGAATTTACGAGTTTGTGGAGATTGCCACTCTGTGGCTAAGCACATTTCTAAACTCTACAACCGACAGATAATATTACGAGATCGGTATCGTTTCCATCATTTTAGAAATGGGGATTGCTCGTGTATGGACTATTGGTGA